One Triplophysa rosa linkage group LG9, Trosa_1v2, whole genome shotgun sequence genomic window carries:
- the esr2b gene encoding estrogen receptor 2b isoform X1, translated as MDNQTICIPSPYVDTSQGYSPPHRGEFNHRTLSVYSPVSSTVLGYTRPPVSESLVPLSSTVFWPPHATHTPLSLHCPPPLAYSETHTHGTWEDSKTHNFNQNGSVLTQTKLLGQQLEGSDVFNPSPGVVGKGDTHFCAVCHDYASGYHYGVWSCEGCKAFFKRSIQGHNDYICPATNQCTIDKSRRKSCQACRLQKCYEVGMMKCGVRRERCSYRGARHRRNPQTRDRSGGALGVRGRSQHHLEFPLIPPHHFFSSVGGVEERGLNLSAEQLVKCFLEAEPPQIYLREQVKKPYTEASMMMSLTNLADKELVLMISWAKKIPGFVVLSLSDQVHLLECCWLDILMLGLMWRSVDHPGKLIFSPDLKLNRDEGSCVEGIMEIFDMLLATTSRFRELKLQREEFVCLKAMILLNSNNCSGSPETPEDVESRGKVLKLLDSVTDALVWTISRTGLSTQQQSIRLAHLLMLLSHIRHLSNKGIDHLSSMKRKNVVLLYDLLLEMLDANTSQSSRMLADHTESTQTNHTSRQQTALTEENGQESHHRPCAKESVAKALHSGLDREHMDTDSLHMDTDSFPSVE; from the exons ATGGACAACCAGACCATCTGCATTCCTTCTCCCTACGTGGACACCAGTCAGGGCTACTCACCACCGCACAGAGGAGAGTTCAACCACAGAACTCTATCAGTATACAGCCCTGTGTCCTCTACAGTGCTGGGGTACACACGTCCACCCGTGTCTGAAAGCCTGGTCCCGCTCAGTTCGACAGTCTTCTGGCCTCctcacgccacacacacaccgctGTCTCTGCACTGCCCGCCTCCACTGGCCTACAGCGAAACCCACACACATGGCACCTGGGAGGACAGCAAGACGCACAATTTTAACCAGAACGG ttctgTCCTTACTCAGACAAAGCTGTTAGGGCAGCAACTAGAAGGCAGTGATGTCTTTAATCCTTCACCGGGCGTTGTGGGTAAAGGAGACACACACTTCTGTGCCGTGTGCCATGACTATGCCTCTGGTTATCATTATGGGGTCTGGTCATGTGAGGGGTGCAAGGCTTTCTTCAAAAGAAGTATTCAAG GACACAACGACTACATTTGTCCTGCCACCAACCAGTGCACTATCGACAAGAGTCGACGCAAGAGCTGTCAGGCCTGCCGACTCCAAAAATGTTATGAAGTTGGCATGATGAAATGCG GTGTGAGGCGGGAGCGGTGCAGTTACCGCGGTGCCCGTCATCGTCGCAACCCTCAGACCAGAGACCGTTCAGGCGGTGCGTTAGGGGTCAGAGGTCGTTCCCAGCATCATCTAGAATTTCCGCTCATTCCCCCTCATCACTTCTTTTCTTCAGTGGGCGGAGTTGAGGAGCGTGGCCTCAATCTCTCAGCTGAGCAGTTGGTGAAATGTTTCCTGGAGGCGGAGCCTCCTCAGATTTACCTGAGAGAGCAGGTGAAGAAGCCATACACAGAGGCCAGCATGATGATGTCACTAACCAACCTCGCCGACAAGGAACTGGTGCTGATGATCAGCTGGGCTAAAAAAATACCAG GTTTTGTGGTGCTGAGTTTATCTGATCAGGTGCATCTGTTGGAATGCTGTTGGCTGGATATTCTGATGTTGGGATTGATGTGGAGATCTGTGGATCATCCTGGGAAACTCATCTTCTCACCAGACCTCAAACTCAACCG ggatGAAGGGAGTTGTGTCGAAGGCATCATGGAGATCTTTGACATGCTGCTGGCCACAACCTCTAGATTCAGAGAATTGAAGCTACAGCGAGAGGAATTTGTCTGTCTCAAAGCCATGATCCTTCTCAACTCTA ATAATTGTTCGGGCTCGCCGGAGACTCCTGAAGATGTGGAGAGCCGAGGGAAGGTTCTGAAACTGCTCGATTCTGTGACTGACGCTCTGGTTTGGACTATCTCTAGAACCGGACTGTCCACACAGCAGCAGTCCATCCGGCTCGCTCACCTGCTGATGCTGCTGTCACATATTAGACATCTCAG CAACAAAGGCATTGATCATCTGTCAAGCATGAAGAGAAAAAACGTGGTGTTGTTGTATGATCTTCTGCTGGAGATGCTGGACGCCAACACATCTCAGAGCAGCCGGATGCTGGCGGACCACACTGAATCCACACAGACCAACCATACGTCCAGACAGCAGACTGCACTAACAGAAGAGAATGGCCAGGAGAGCCATCACCGTCCATG TGCTAAGGAGTCAGTGGCCAAGGCGTTGCATTCTGGCCTGGACAGAGAGCACATGGATACAGACTCCCTCCACATGGATACAGACAGTTTCCCATCTGTGGAGTAA
- the esr2b gene encoding estrogen receptor 2b isoform X2 encodes MDNQTICIPSPYVDTSQGYSPPHRGEFNHRTLSVYSPVSSTVLGYTRPPVSESLVPLSSTVFWPPHATHTPLSLHCPPPLAYSETHTHGTWEDSKTHNFNQNGSVLTQTKLLGQQLEGSDVFNPSPGVVGKGDTHFCAVCHDYASGYHYGVWSCEGCKAFFKRSIQGHNDYICPATNQCTIDKSRRKSCQACRLQKCYEVGMMKCGVRRERCSYRGARHRRNPQTRDRSGVGGVEERGLNLSAEQLVKCFLEAEPPQIYLREQVKKPYTEASMMMSLTNLADKELVLMISWAKKIPGFVVLSLSDQVHLLECCWLDILMLGLMWRSVDHPGKLIFSPDLKLNRDEGSCVEGIMEIFDMLLATTSRFRELKLQREEFVCLKAMILLNSNNCSGSPETPEDVESRGKVLKLLDSVTDALVWTISRTGLSTQQQSIRLAHLLMLLSHIRHLSNKGIDHLSSMKRKNVVLLYDLLLEMLDANTSQSSRMLADHTESTQTNHTSRQQTALTEENGQESHHRPCAKESVAKALHSGLDREHMDTDSLHMDTDSFPSVE; translated from the exons ATGGACAACCAGACCATCTGCATTCCTTCTCCCTACGTGGACACCAGTCAGGGCTACTCACCACCGCACAGAGGAGAGTTCAACCACAGAACTCTATCAGTATACAGCCCTGTGTCCTCTACAGTGCTGGGGTACACACGTCCACCCGTGTCTGAAAGCCTGGTCCCGCTCAGTTCGACAGTCTTCTGGCCTCctcacgccacacacacaccgctGTCTCTGCACTGCCCGCCTCCACTGGCCTACAGCGAAACCCACACACATGGCACCTGGGAGGACAGCAAGACGCACAATTTTAACCAGAACGG ttctgTCCTTACTCAGACAAAGCTGTTAGGGCAGCAACTAGAAGGCAGTGATGTCTTTAATCCTTCACCGGGCGTTGTGGGTAAAGGAGACACACACTTCTGTGCCGTGTGCCATGACTATGCCTCTGGTTATCATTATGGGGTCTGGTCATGTGAGGGGTGCAAGGCTTTCTTCAAAAGAAGTATTCAAG GACACAACGACTACATTTGTCCTGCCACCAACCAGTGCACTATCGACAAGAGTCGACGCAAGAGCTGTCAGGCCTGCCGACTCCAAAAATGTTATGAAGTTGGCATGATGAAATGCG GTGTGAGGCGGGAGCGGTGCAGTTACCGCGGTGCCCGTCATCGTCGCAACCCTCAGACCAGAGACCGTTCAGGCG TGGGCGGAGTTGAGGAGCGTGGCCTCAATCTCTCAGCTGAGCAGTTGGTGAAATGTTTCCTGGAGGCGGAGCCTCCTCAGATTTACCTGAGAGAGCAGGTGAAGAAGCCATACACAGAGGCCAGCATGATGATGTCACTAACCAACCTCGCCGACAAGGAACTGGTGCTGATGATCAGCTGGGCTAAAAAAATACCAG GTTTTGTGGTGCTGAGTTTATCTGATCAGGTGCATCTGTTGGAATGCTGTTGGCTGGATATTCTGATGTTGGGATTGATGTGGAGATCTGTGGATCATCCTGGGAAACTCATCTTCTCACCAGACCTCAAACTCAACCG ggatGAAGGGAGTTGTGTCGAAGGCATCATGGAGATCTTTGACATGCTGCTGGCCACAACCTCTAGATTCAGAGAATTGAAGCTACAGCGAGAGGAATTTGTCTGTCTCAAAGCCATGATCCTTCTCAACTCTA ATAATTGTTCGGGCTCGCCGGAGACTCCTGAAGATGTGGAGAGCCGAGGGAAGGTTCTGAAACTGCTCGATTCTGTGACTGACGCTCTGGTTTGGACTATCTCTAGAACCGGACTGTCCACACAGCAGCAGTCCATCCGGCTCGCTCACCTGCTGATGCTGCTGTCACATATTAGACATCTCAG CAACAAAGGCATTGATCATCTGTCAAGCATGAAGAGAAAAAACGTGGTGTTGTTGTATGATCTTCTGCTGGAGATGCTGGACGCCAACACATCTCAGAGCAGCCGGATGCTGGCGGACCACACTGAATCCACACAGACCAACCATACGTCCAGACAGCAGACTGCACTAACAGAAGAGAATGGCCAGGAGAGCCATCACCGTCCATG TGCTAAGGAGTCAGTGGCCAAGGCGTTGCATTCTGGCCTGGACAGAGAGCACATGGATACAGACTCCCTCCACATGGATACAGACAGTTTCCCATCTGTGGAGTAA